One stretch of Marinobacterium iners DNA includes these proteins:
- a CDS encoding ABC transporter permease has product MPLKAYLICFKGVLKREFLRFVHQRTRFLSALIRPLLWLVVFAAGFRAALGVSIIPPYQTYITYETYILPGLCCMILLFNGMQGSLSMVYDREMGSMKVLLMSPLPRAWLLFCKLVSIALLSLAQVYAFIALGWLVGVEPPLWGLVAVLPALLLTAFLLGAIGLFLSSRIRQLENFAGVMNFVIFPMFFMSSALYPLWKMRESSEWLYWVCSFNPFTHAVELVRFALYLELNQTALLITLATTAVFTLLALLGFNPERMASNTKGKG; this is encoded by the coding sequence ATGCCATTGAAAGCCTACCTGATCTGTTTTAAGGGCGTGCTGAAGCGGGAGTTTTTGCGCTTTGTTCATCAACGTACCCGTTTTCTCAGTGCCTTGATCCGCCCTCTGCTGTGGCTGGTGGTCTTTGCTGCCGGTTTCAGGGCAGCGCTCGGGGTATCGATCATCCCCCCCTACCAGACCTATATCACCTACGAAACCTACATCCTGCCAGGGCTGTGTTGCATGATTCTGCTGTTCAACGGCATGCAGGGGTCACTGTCGATGGTCTATGACCGTGAGATGGGCAGCATGAAGGTGCTGCTGATGAGCCCATTGCCACGCGCCTGGCTCCTGTTTTGTAAACTGGTGTCCATTGCCCTGCTGTCGCTGGCACAGGTTTATGCCTTCATCGCACTTGGCTGGCTGGTGGGGGTGGAACCACCGCTTTGGGGGCTGGTCGCCGTACTGCCGGCGCTGCTGCTGACCGCCTTTCTGCTGGGGGCCATCGGCCTGTTTCTGTCCTCGCGAATTCGTCAGCTGGAAAACTTTGCCGGGGTGATGAATTTCGTGATTTTCCCAATGTTCTTCATGTCATCGGCACTGTATCCGCTGTGGAAGATGAGGGAGTCCAGTGAGTGGCTGTACTGGGTCTGCAGCTTCAATCCCTTTACCCACGCCGTCGAGCTGGTTCGGTTTGCACTCTATCTGGAACTGAACCAGACAGCCCTGCTGATAACACTGGCAACGACTGCCGTATTCACGCTTCTGGCACTGCTGGGCTTCAATCCTGAACGCATGGCCTCGAACACCAAGGGTAAGGGCTGA
- a CDS encoding ABC transporter ATP-binding protein, with translation MSIEAQDISFRYGHRLALDNISFRLEPGRFNALLGPNGAGKSTLYALLTRLFALQQGEIRIDGLALRQQPRALMQRIGVVFQHSTLDQDLSVLQNLEYHGALHGLSTRQVRTAAAPLLERLQLSDRLHDSIRSLNGGHRRRVEIARALLHEPSVLLLDEASVGLDTASRQAINRHVRELCAGKNLTVLWATHLIEEIEQDDPVLILHKGQILADNIASAICSEHHCPSLAKAFERITGLEEPTACH, from the coding sequence ATGAGTATCGAGGCACAGGATATCAGCTTTCGCTACGGCCACCGCCTGGCACTGGACAATATCAGCTTCAGGCTTGAACCGGGGCGCTTCAACGCCCTGCTTGGCCCCAACGGCGCAGGCAAGAGTACGCTCTATGCCCTGCTGACTCGATTGTTTGCCCTGCAGCAGGGTGAAATTCGCATCGATGGGCTGGCGCTGAGGCAACAGCCTCGGGCTCTCATGCAGCGAATCGGGGTTGTGTTTCAGCACAGTACGCTGGATCAGGACCTGAGTGTATTGCAGAACCTGGAGTACCATGGTGCCCTGCACGGACTGTCGACACGCCAGGTGCGTACCGCTGCAGCCCCACTGCTGGAGCGACTGCAGCTGAGTGATCGCCTGCATGACAGTATTCGCAGCCTCAATGGCGGTCATCGGCGCCGGGTTGAAATCGCCCGTGCCCTGTTGCATGAGCCCTCGGTACTGCTGCTGGATGAAGCGTCAGTCGGTCTCGACACCGCTTCTCGGCAGGCGATCAACCGCCACGTGCGCGAGCTGTGCGCAGGCAAGAACCTGACCGTACTCTGGGCCACTCATCTGATTGAAGAGATCGAGCAGGACGATCCGGTACTGATTCTGCATAAGGGACAGATACTCGCCGACAACATTGCCTCTGCGATCTGCTCCGAACATCATTGCCCCTCACTGGCAAAGGCGTTCGAGCGGATTACCGGGCTTGAGGAGCCAACGGCATGCCATTGA
- a CDS encoding YVTN family beta-propeller repeat protein, with protein sequence MRIPFIKAALVSAMLATPLAHAATAIVSNEKDDTLSFIDLKTLEVTDTVSVGQRPRGIILSKDKSRLYICASDSDTVQVMDLASRKIIANLPSGEDPEQFSLHPDDRRLYIANEDDALVTVVNTESHEVLAQIEVGVEPEGMAVSPDGRWAVNTSETTSMLHWIDTETHELVDNTLVDQRPRHVEFTRDGSMLWASAEIGGTVSIIDVASREIIKKLNFQIRGIHPDKIQPVGVKLSADGRFAFVALGPANHVAVVDTSSYEVLDYVLVGRRVWHMEFTPDQKYLLTTNGVSGDVSVIDIDKMKVIKSIKVGRYPWGVVTLE encoded by the coding sequence ATGCGTATTCCGTTCATCAAGGCAGCACTGGTTTCAGCCATGCTGGCCACCCCGTTGGCACACGCGGCAACAGCGATTGTTTCCAATGAAAAGGATGACACATTGTCATTCATTGACCTGAAAACCCTGGAAGTGACCGACACGGTATCGGTGGGGCAACGTCCACGAGGTATTATTCTGTCAAAGGACAAGTCCCGTCTTTACATCTGCGCCAGCGACTCCGATACCGTGCAGGTGATGGATCTGGCCAGTCGCAAAATTATCGCCAACTTGCCATCGGGCGAAGACCCGGAGCAGTTCTCCTTGCACCCGGATGATCGTCGCCTGTATATCGCCAATGAAGACGATGCGCTGGTAACCGTGGTTAACACCGAGTCGCATGAGGTGCTGGCACAGATTGAGGTTGGGGTCGAGCCCGAAGGCATGGCCGTCAGTCCTGATGGGCGTTGGGCGGTCAATACCAGTGAAACCACCAGCATGTTGCACTGGATTGATACCGAAACCCATGAACTGGTCGACAATACGCTGGTGGATCAGCGCCCTCGCCATGTTGAATTTACCCGCGATGGCAGCATGCTGTGGGCGTCCGCCGAGATCGGTGGAACCGTTTCGATCATTGATGTGGCAAGCCGTGAAATCATCAAGAAGCTGAACTTCCAGATTCGGGGTATCCATCCCGACAAGATTCAGCCTGTCGGCGTCAAGCTGTCAGCGGATGGCCGTTTTGCCTTTGTCGCTCTGGGCCCTGCCAACCATGTTGCGGTCGTGGATACGTCCAGCTACGAGGTGCTGGACTATGTGCTGGTCGGGCGCCGGGTCTGGCACATGGAGTTCACACCTGATCAGAAATACCTGCTGACCACCAATGGTGTCAGTGGTGATGTCTCGGTGATTGATATCGATAAGATGAAAGTGATCAAGTCAATCAAAGTGGGACGCTACCCCTGGGGTGTGGTCACACTGGAGTGA